A portion of the Flavobacterium magnum genome contains these proteins:
- a CDS encoding energy transducer TonB — protein MKKHLIILLLIVVNGPSFSQSLNEKGGVAVVEATDEKIYSGVDIAPQFPGGMQKFYGYVANNFMVPEDLESPGTIFVSFVVEKDGSLTDIKVLRDLGHGTAEQTKALMEKSPKWTPGTQNGKAVRVQYSLPIKIMVDDDKVYENPEIKADYPGTLKAFYKELQGKFRVPKRFHGNGEIVAEFIVEKDGSISGLEIKKDNMGGDAAKQVTEMLLNGPSWKPATQGDMPVRSRYVFPVKIVVE, from the coding sequence ATGAAAAAACATCTCATCATCTTATTGCTAATAGTCGTCAATGGGCCTTCATTCTCACAATCCCTCAATGAAAAAGGCGGCGTTGCCGTAGTCGAAGCGACTGACGAAAAAATCTACAGTGGCGTAGACATCGCACCGCAATTTCCGGGCGGGATGCAAAAATTTTACGGCTACGTTGCAAACAATTTTATGGTTCCCGAAGATCTGGAAAGTCCGGGAACCATCTTCGTATCCTTCGTGGTCGAAAAAGACGGTTCGCTCACCGACATAAAGGTATTGCGCGACTTAGGCCATGGGACGGCTGAGCAAACCAAAGCGCTCATGGAAAAATCTCCCAAATGGACACCCGGTACCCAGAACGGAAAAGCGGTCAGGGTACAATATTCGCTACCAATTAAGATTATGGTTGATGACGACAAGGTATATGAAAATCCGGAAATCAAAGCAGACTATCCTGGCACACTCAAAGCATTTTACAAAGAATTGCAAGGTAAATTCCGTGTTCCAAAACGTTTTCATGGCAATGGAGAAATCGTTGCGGAATTCATCGTAGAAAAAGATGGATCAATCTCCGGCCTTGAAATAAAGAAAGACAATATGGGTGGAGACGCTGCAAAACAGGTTACGGAAATGCTGTTGAATGGCCCATCCTGGAAACCGGCAACCCAAGGTGATATGCCCGTACGTTCGCGCTATGTATTTCCGGTTAAAATTGTTGTCGAATAA